A window of Eubacteriaceae bacterium ES3 contains these coding sequences:
- the lipB gene encoding lipoyl(octanoyl) transferase LipB, translating into MKNTLNCLDLGLIDYHEAFAIQETIFKKVKENKMEDTLLFQENFPIITLGRGTHPENLLKTQNELKQMGIKITEVSRGGDISYHGPGQLVVSPIIHLEKYINGAHQFVRLLEQVVINVLSSYQLEGFRIKGKSGVWINESISNSERKIAALGIAISHGITFHGVSINLCPNLEHFRTIIPCGITDKDVTSFEAAGVYVPTLETLKIAFIEEFNMMFATESVEINLKKLYNF; encoded by the coding sequence TTGAAAAATACACTTAACTGTTTGGATTTGGGACTTATTGACTATCATGAAGCATTTGCAATTCAGGAAACTATTTTTAAAAAAGTCAAAGAAAACAAAATGGAAGATACTCTGTTATTTCAGGAAAATTTTCCAATTATTACACTCGGTAGAGGAACACACCCAGAAAACCTTTTAAAAACTCAGAACGAACTAAAACAAATGGGTATTAAAATAACTGAGGTCAGTCGTGGAGGAGATATCTCTTATCATGGCCCTGGACAATTAGTTGTTTCACCGATTATTCATCTTGAAAAATACATAAATGGGGCCCACCAATTTGTCAGGCTTCTTGAGCAGGTTGTCATTAATGTTTTATCAAGTTATCAACTAGAAGGGTTTCGTATTAAAGGGAAAAGCGGAGTATGGATCAATGAATCTATCAGCAATTCAGAAAGGAAAATAGCAGCCCTGGGAATAGCAATATCTCACGGAATTACCTTTCATGGTGTGTCAATTAATCTTTGCCCTAATCTCGAACACTTTAGAACCATAATACCCTGTGGCATAACCGACAAGGATGTTACTTCTTTTGAAGCAGCAGGTGTTTATGTTCCTACACTCGAAACACTTAAAATTGCTTTCATTGAAGAATTTAATATGATGTTTGCAACTGAATCAGTAGAAATTAATTTAAAAAAATTATATAATTTTTAA
- a CDS encoding lipoyl domain-containing protein — protein sequence MKYEIVVPEFAEGAEEINLRQWLVEKGATVTKGDNIAEAATDKISIYIEAPADGTLTNLLSQEGDRVLVGQIIGEIED from the coding sequence ATGAAATATGAGATTGTTGTACCAGAATTTGCCGAAGGCGCTGAAGAAATCAATTTAAGACAATGGCTTGTAGAAAAAGGAGCAACTGTCACAAAAGGCGATAATATTGCTGAAGCAGCGACCGATAAAATTTCTATTTATATTGAAGCACCCGCAGATGGAACATTAACAAATCTCCTGTCACAAGAAGGTGATCGTGTTTTAGTTGGTCAGATTATTGGCGAGATTGAGGACTGA
- a CDS encoding SDR family NAD(P)-dependent oxidoreductase, with protein sequence MEKIHDNKVIIITGSSRGIGFSIGKYLAEEGANIVIIGRNIETAQAAADALPTDSIAVQCDISSEEAVANMVSVVMEKYGKIDVLINNAGVFPVKTFSAMTYDDWKSVIDIDLNGTFLATHEVYKVMEKQKQGKIINVASIAGRVGGLGFTHYSAAKGGVIAFTKALAREAARLNIQVNAIAPGVIETDMAKSNFPKYALTEHIKNTPAGRLGHEEDLFGVISFLSSASSDFIIGQTIAVDGGYTMI encoded by the coding sequence ATGGAAAAAATCCACGATAATAAAGTTATCATCATCACCGGATCTTCACGCGGTATTGGTTTTTCAATTGGTAAATATCTAGCCGAAGAAGGCGCTAATATCGTTATTATTGGTCGTAATATTGAGACTGCTCAAGCGGCTGCTGATGCTCTTCCCACAGATTCTATTGCTGTTCAATGCGATATTTCTTCTGAAGAAGCTGTTGCAAATATGGTATCTGTTGTTATGGAAAAATATGGGAAAATCGATGTGTTGATTAATAATGCCGGTGTATTTCCAGTAAAAACATTTTCAGCCATGACCTATGATGACTGGAAATCTGTTATCGATATTGATTTAAATGGGACCTTTTTAGCTACTCATGAGGTCTATAAAGTTATGGAAAAACAAAAACAGGGTAAAATTATTAATGTGGCCTCAATTGCCGGTCGAGTTGGTGGACTTGGTTTTACCCATTATTCCGCTGCAAAAGGCGGTGTAATTGCTTTTACCAAAGCACTTGCAAGAGAAGCTGCACGTCTCAATATTCAGGTCAATGCTATTGCTCCAGGCGTGATTGAAACAGATATGGCCAAATCAAATTTTCCTAAATATGCTCTGACTGAACATATTAAAAATACTCCTGCTGGTCGATTGGGGCATGAAGAAGACCTTTTTGGGGTCATTTCTTTCCTGTCTTCTGCAAGCAGTGACTTTATAATTGGTCAGACCATTGCAGTTGATGGCGGATACACTATGATTTAA
- a CDS encoding AMP-binding protein: MTINDSIIALKDSQTTITFCEYDGVETQLTYAELFEDALKLLGGLQFQGLKKGNLIVFQLRSVRSQITATWASLLGGIVFSILPIAQDEKSRSTLQSVLNTLDCPTILTDLDGLSTLINFSALMYPVLFNSEPGLIETVLKSDPAMIQFTSGTTSNPKGAVLTQNNLYEGGIASSIVVRKNMTERYLCWLPLSHCFAFVGYHLVPLVNDFPQYLMHPLLFIKNPIIWLEKLSEFSATMTGSALFGLELLLHTGINPKVSIDLSSVFICFCGGEDVNPNSLVDFEKEAARYGWKKDTLKPAYGLSETTMGVSYTPIGKPFRVEHFLNDYQKIGQKLFFCAPDEDTISRVSVGILDECNEVIIRDLEGNDLPPEHLGIIHIKGTNVMKGYYHEEKISSIDANGFFNTGDLGFFHQGWLTVFGRYKDIIIVNGENYLINDLERTAKDNHETSKLVIVQVKDKINSRNSLVMFSDTNNPEVLHDAAQRIRKVWHLLIDFGVLNSEIPKNASGKTDRLSLSVNWEKGFYKNNVISLISETESQLDPSYLELAQIWSQVLKIPVSQISESSHFINDLGGDSLYFSDLIQQLEKKYQTEYQFESFRNSLTLQEMSDFISQKRR, from the coding sequence ATGACTATAAATGATTCTATAATTGCGCTCAAAGACAGCCAAACGACGATTACATTTTGTGAATACGATGGAGTTGAAACGCAACTTACCTACGCAGAGCTTTTTGAAGATGCCCTGAAATTGCTGGGTGGCCTGCAATTTCAGGGTTTAAAAAAAGGCAATCTCATTGTTTTTCAGCTTAGAAGTGTCAGATCACAAATCACTGCAACTTGGGCCTCATTGCTGGGGGGAATTGTTTTTTCTATCCTTCCCATTGCCCAGGATGAAAAATCCCGTTCAACCTTACAATCTGTTTTAAATACTCTCGACTGTCCTACTATTCTAACTGATTTAGACGGTCTGAGTACGCTTATAAACTTTAGTGCCTTGATGTATCCAGTGCTTTTTAATTCTGAACCTGGTTTAATTGAGACAGTTTTAAAAAGTGATCCAGCTATGATTCAGTTCACATCTGGTACCACTAGTAATCCTAAAGGAGCTGTACTTACTCAGAATAATCTTTACGAGGGTGGAATCGCCAGCAGTATCGTTGTCCGCAAAAATATGACTGAACGCTATTTGTGCTGGCTTCCACTTTCTCATTGTTTTGCTTTTGTTGGTTATCATCTTGTACCTTTAGTTAACGATTTTCCACAATATTTAATGCACCCCCTTCTTTTTATAAAGAATCCGATTATATGGCTAGAGAAACTTTCTGAGTTTAGCGCTACTATGACCGGTTCTGCCCTCTTTGGACTGGAATTACTTTTGCATACTGGTATTAATCCAAAGGTTTCAATTGATCTTTCTTCAGTATTCATTTGTTTCTGTGGCGGTGAAGATGTAAATCCTAATTCATTAGTTGATTTTGAAAAAGAAGCAGCTAGGTATGGTTGGAAAAAAGACACCTTAAAACCTGCTTACGGCTTAAGTGAAACGACTATGGGCGTCAGTTATACTCCAATTGGAAAACCCTTCCGGGTAGAACATTTCCTGAATGACTATCAGAAAATTGGTCAGAAGCTGTTTTTTTGCGCTCCTGATGAAGATACTATCAGCCGTGTTTCTGTCGGTATTTTAGATGAGTGTAATGAAGTAATAATCCGAGATCTTGAAGGAAATGATCTTCCACCTGAACATCTGGGAATTATCCACATCAAGGGGACGAATGTCATGAAAGGCTATTATCACGAAGAAAAAATTTCTTCAATTGATGCTAACGGCTTTTTCAATACCGGCGACCTTGGCTTTTTTCACCAGGGCTGGCTAACTGTTTTCGGGCGATATAAAGATATTATTATCGTCAATGGTGAAAACTATTTGATCAATGATCTTGAACGAACAGCTAAAGATAACCATGAAACAAGTAAACTGGTTATTGTTCAGGTAAAAGATAAAATCAATTCGCGAAATAGTCTCGTCATGTTTTCAGACACGAATAATCCTGAAGTTCTGCACGATGCGGCACAACGAATCAGAAAGGTTTGGCATTTACTAATTGATTTTGGTGTCCTAAATTCAGAGATTCCAAAGAATGCCTCGGGAAAAACAGATAGACTCTCTCTCTCAGTTAATTGGGAAAAAGGATTTTATAAAAATAATGTGATCTCACTGATCTCAGAAACTGAAAGTCAATTAGATCCTTCCTACCTTGAACTTGCACAGATTTGGAGTCAAGTATTAAAAATTCCAGTTTCACAAATAAGTGAAAGTAGTCATTTTATAAATGATTTGGGTGGAGATTCTTTGTATTTTTCAGATTTAATTCAACAGTTGGAAAAAAAATATCAAACAGAATATCAATTTGAATCTTTCAGAAATTCACTGACTTTGCAGGAAATGAGCGACTTTATCAGTCAAAAAAGACGATAA
- the larB gene encoding nickel pincer cofactor biosynthesis protein LarB produces MNIEQLKKLLLEVKNDQCDIESALDQLKILPYEDLEYAKVDHHRELRNGYPEVIYSPGKSLEQIKGIVENMLKRSSGNILASRADFSVYEAIKSVTSDAIYYEEARSVVVKRQEYKTTESYILVVSAGTSDIPIAEEAAITATVMGNQVKRLYDVGVAGIHRLLNNVSIINEAKTVIVVAGMEGALASVVGGLTDKPIIAVPTSIGYGANFGGVSALLGMLTSCASGIGVVNIDNGFGAACMASKINKL; encoded by the coding sequence ATGAATATTGAACAACTCAAAAAGCTACTATTAGAAGTGAAAAATGATCAATGTGATATTGAATCGGCATTGGATCAGTTGAAAATCCTTCCCTATGAAGACCTGGAATACGCTAAGGTCGATCATCATCGTGAACTACGAAATGGGTACCCTGAAGTAATCTACAGTCCAGGCAAATCACTTGAGCAGATTAAAGGTATCGTTGAGAATATGTTAAAGCGTTCAAGCGGAAATATTCTTGCATCACGAGCTGATTTTTCTGTTTATGAAGCGATTAAATCTGTAACCAGTGATGCCATTTACTATGAGGAAGCGCGTTCGGTTGTTGTTAAACGGCAGGAATATAAAACCACAGAGTCCTATATTCTGGTTGTTTCAGCCGGTACTTCAGATATTCCTATTGCTGAAGAAGCCGCAATCACTGCTACAGTCATGGGTAATCAGGTTAAACGTCTATATGACGTAGGTGTTGCAGGAATTCACCGGCTTCTTAATAACGTTTCTATAATAAATGAAGCTAAAACTGTTATTGTCGTTGCCGGTATGGAAGGAGCTCTAGCCTCGGTTGTAGGAGGACTTACTGATAAACCGATCATTGCCGTACCGACTAGCATTGGCTATGGTGCTAATTTTGGTGGTGTTTCAGCTTTACTGGGAATGCTTACTTCCTGCGCTAGTGGAATAGGAGTTGTTAATATTGATAATGGTTTTGGTGCTGCTTGTATGGCTTCTAAGATCAACAAACTTTAG
- the larC gene encoding nickel pincer cofactor biosynthesis protein LarC has protein sequence MKLLYFDCFSGISGDMVLGAFIDLGIDPQLLIDELAKLNLSGYEILAEKTMKKGISGTHCHVHILNDTHHHRHYSDIERIILNSTLTDSVKNTALAIFKRVAIAEGKVHNVPMERVHFHEVGALDSIIDIVGASICFHHLNPDIVYGSKINVGSGWVRCAHGLLPVPAPATAEILCDSGFEIYSKAIDGESATPTGVAIISELGTYSPVTPTFAPVKTGYGFGTKDFGILNALRIIQGEKADTMETMVIETNMDDMTGEMAGYVLEKLMQAGALDAFYTPIYMKKNRPGIHLTVLCQEKKLSTLEELILKETSTIGIRKYPVTRTCMDRSFRTINTPYGDVNLKVVDHGNIHRESPEYEDLKKVAINSGKSLYEVIDLVNALK, from the coding sequence ATGAAATTATTATATTTTGACTGCTTTTCGGGTATTAGTGGTGATATGGTTTTGGGGGCATTTATCGATTTAGGTATTGATCCACAATTACTTATCGATGAATTGGCAAAGTTGAATCTTTCGGGTTATGAAATTTTAGCAGAAAAAACGATGAAAAAAGGAATTAGCGGCACCCATTGTCATGTTCATATTCTCAATGATACACACCATCACCGTCATTATTCAGATATTGAACGCATTATACTAAACTCTACACTTACTGATTCTGTTAAGAATACAGCTCTGGCAATTTTTAAAAGAGTAGCTATTGCTGAAGGAAAAGTTCACAATGTTCCAATGGAAAGAGTACACTTTCATGAGGTTGGAGCTCTTGATTCGATTATCGATATAGTTGGTGCTTCAATTTGTTTTCACCATTTAAATCCAGATATTGTATACGGATCAAAAATAAATGTCGGAAGTGGTTGGGTTCGCTGTGCCCATGGTTTACTTCCTGTTCCAGCTCCCGCTACTGCTGAAATATTGTGTGACTCGGGTTTTGAAATCTATTCTAAGGCAATAGACGGTGAATCTGCTACACCTACTGGTGTGGCTATCATATCCGAGCTTGGTACGTATTCTCCTGTTACACCAACTTTTGCTCCGGTTAAAACAGGATATGGCTTTGGTACAAAGGATTTCGGGATATTAAATGCCTTACGAATCATTCAGGGAGAAAAGGCCGATACGATGGAAACGATGGTTATTGAAACCAATATGGACGATATGACCGGTGAAATGGCCGGCTATGTTTTAGAAAAATTAATGCAGGCAGGTGCTTTGGATGCATTTTATACTCCTATTTACATGAAAAAAAATAGACCGGGTATTCATCTAACAGTATTGTGTCAGGAAAAAAAGCTATCTACCTTGGAAGAATTGATACTAAAGGAAACCTCTACGATTGGAATTAGAAAATATCCAGTTACCAGAACCTGTATGGACAGATCTTTTAGAACTATAAATACACCTTATGGGGATGTTAATTTAAAAGTAGTAGATCACGGAAATATTCATCGTGAAAGTCCTGAGTATGAAGATTTAAAAAAAGTTGCAATTAATTCTGGTAAATCACTTTATGAAGTCATTGACCTTGTTAACGCACTTAAATAA
- a CDS encoding cupin domain-containing protein, giving the protein MIEKVHQYSTTDDKKVEKLIMDENINYIHMVFGQGEGLPEHYSNSNVYMNVIRGDLTIRLDEQEAHDYPKGSLLEIPYNIKMNVGNSHQETLELVVVKAPAPKHYKE; this is encoded by the coding sequence ATGATTGAAAAAGTACATCAGTACAGTACCACCGATGACAAAAAGGTTGAAAAACTGATTATGGATGAAAATATTAATTACATTCATATGGTTTTTGGCCAAGGCGAGGGCCTGCCGGAACATTATTCCAATTCCAACGTATATATGAATGTAATCAGAGGGGATCTGACCATCAGGCTTGATGAGCAGGAGGCACATGATTATCCGAAAGGGTCACTGTTGGAAATCCCCTACAATATAAAAATGAATGTCGGCAACAGTCACCAAGAGACGCTGGAACTCGTTGTGGTTAAGGCGCCGGCACCGAAACACTATAAAGAATAA
- a CDS encoding Crp/Fnr family transcriptional regulator has translation MSANTHPYQSTILDKLPAQLIANCLSNGSFVLKSFHKNEVVHFEGEACEQIEIILSGEIVIERIGISGDLMTVSYFHKGQIIGANLIFSSTEHYPMTITSRKPTKVLSIGKSLLLKLCQDYPDFMMAYIKIISDLSVLIGLKMKNRVSRTIRQSIITYLARQSKLQDTTTIRLTLSKKALAEMFGVSRTSLSRELQKMRLEGLIDFDSKSITLLAKELIQD, from the coding sequence ATGTCAGCAAACACCCATCCCTATCAGTCTACTATTCTAGACAAGCTGCCAGCCCAGCTCATCGCCAATTGTCTTTCAAACGGCTCATTTGTGCTAAAATCTTTTCATAAAAATGAAGTTGTCCATTTTGAAGGCGAAGCCTGTGAGCAGATCGAAATCATTTTAAGTGGTGAAATCGTCATCGAACGCATCGGCATCTCCGGCGATCTGATGACCGTCAGTTATTTTCATAAAGGCCAAATTATTGGTGCCAATCTTATTTTTTCGAGTACTGAACACTACCCCATGACCATCACTTCCCGAAAACCAACAAAGGTGCTCAGCATTGGAAAAAGTCTTCTGCTTAAACTCTGCCAAGACTATCCCGATTTTATGATGGCTTATATCAAAATCATTTCCGATTTATCGGTCCTCATTGGACTAAAAATGAAGAACCGGGTCAGTCGAACAATCCGCCAAAGCATTATCACTTACCTTGCCCGTCAGTCTAAGCTGCAGGACACCACCACCATCCGCTTGACCTTATCTAAAAAAGCCCTGGCGGAAATGTTTGGTGTCAGCCGCACCTCGCTTTCTCGGGAATTACAGAAAATGCGACTCGAAGGACTCATTGATTTTGATTCAAAATCGATCACGCTGCTTGCTAAAGAGCTAATTCAGGATTAA
- a CDS encoding permease, with protein MISVLRKNKLLLIVAGIYLFLLVFNRDIAKLAWENTTYYLIEMAQILPVIFLLTVAIEVLVPKEWIVKRMGNQSGITGMILALAFGSLSAGPIYAAFPIAKTLHQKGASVGNVVVILSAWAVIKVPMLANEAKFLGPEFMLVRWILTVIFILGMGIMIKNVGIKIQGEDSPNEQAIAIQKDYCIGCTACVRSMPDVFEMKDGKATVICSDKQGVETLVTKREELVTTAQKCPSKAIILKE; from the coding sequence ATGATTTCAGTTCTAAGAAAAAACAAATTGCTTTTGATTGTGGCAGGTATTTATTTGTTCTTGCTTGTCTTTAACAGGGATATTGCTAAATTAGCGTGGGAAAACACCACTTATTATTTGATTGAAATGGCTCAGATTCTGCCGGTGATTTTTTTACTCACCGTAGCAATTGAGGTATTGGTACCAAAAGAGTGGATTGTTAAACGAATGGGAAACCAGTCCGGTATCACCGGTATGATTCTGGCTCTGGCTTTTGGCAGTCTATCGGCAGGCCCTATCTATGCGGCTTTTCCGATTGCTAAAACCCTGCATCAGAAAGGGGCCAGTGTTGGCAATGTGGTTGTCATTTTAAGTGCCTGGGCAGTCATTAAAGTGCCCATGCTGGCAAATGAGGCTAAATTTCTGGGCCCGGAATTTATGCTGGTGCGCTGGATTTTAACGGTTATCTTTATCCTTGGGATGGGTATCATGATAAAAAACGTCGGGATTAAAATTCAGGGGGAAGATAGTCCTAATGAGCAGGCAATTGCAATACAAAAGGACTATTGTATTGGTTGCACTGCTTGTGTGCGGTCAATGCCTGATGTATTTGAGATGAAAGACGGGAAAGCGACGGTTATCTGCTCAGATAAGCAGGGTGTCGAAACCCTTGTTACAAAGCGGGAAGAGCTGGTGACAACCGCCCAAAAATGTCCGTCAAAAGCGATTATCCTCAAAGAGTAA
- a CDS encoding permease: MDIFTIGFWIVGLIVFILAFVRKRAETKEAMKKTRGMMKNMLGDIVGIIFMIGLILTLIPPDTIKNVLGSGNILLTTVAAAIVGSLTLIPAFVAFPLVGSLVDSGASIVPGVAFLTTLTMVGVVTFPLEKKEFGTRFALLRNLLSFIGAVLIAILMGVILA; the protein is encoded by the coding sequence ATGGATATCTTTACCATTGGCTTCTGGATTGTCGGACTGATCGTTTTTATATTAGCTTTTGTCCGCAAGAGAGCAGAAACAAAAGAAGCCATGAAGAAAACACGCGGGATGATGAAAAACATGCTGGGTGATATTGTGGGAATTATCTTTATGATTGGTCTGATTTTAACCCTTATTCCGCCGGATACCATTAAAAATGTATTGGGTTCTGGCAATATTCTTTTAACAACGGTGGCGGCGGCGATTGTCGGAAGCCTTACTTTAATTCCGGCATTTGTCGCTTTTCCGCTGGTGGGATCACTCGTTGATTCCGGTGCGAGTATCGTACCGGGGGTCGCTTTTTTGACAACCCTTACCATGGTTGGCGTTGTGACTTTTCCACTGGAGAAAAAAGAATTTGGAACCCGTTTTGCTCTTTTACGGAATCTGCTCAGCTTTATTGGTGCTGTTTTAATTGCGATATTGATGGGGGTGATTTTAGCATGA